CAGCCGGTCCGGCCCCCGCAACGGGTGCGCCCCAGCGAGGAGGCCCGCAAGCTCTACCGCGAGCTGGCCCGCAAGGCCCACCCCGACCTGGCGCAGGACGAGGACGAGCGCAAGCGGCGTGAGGAGTTCATCACCCGGGTCAACGCCGCCTACAGCCGCGGTGACGCCCCACTGCTGCGCGAGCTGGGTGAGGAGTGGGCGGCGGGACCGGCTCCGGCCGAGCGCGGCCCGAGCCCCAGCGAGGAGCTCTACGCCCGCCTCGAATGGCTCGCCCACCGCAAGGAACTCCTCACGCTCGTCGCCCGCGAACTGGAGGAGGGCGCCATCGGCTCCATGCTCCGGATCGCCCCGGACGACCCGGACCGTCTTCTCGACGAGATCGCCGAGCAGTTGCTCGCCCAGGTCGCCGAGCGGGAGGCCGAGCTGGCCAACCTGCTCGCACAGCCGCACGCGTCGGAAGGTCCGTCGGGTAGCGTCGGGCCATGAGTTTCGGAACTGGTGTGCCCACGGTCGAGGTCGGAGACCTCAAGGACGGCGACTTCCTGCTGGACGTCCGCGAGGACGACGAGTGGCAGGCGGGTCACGCCACGGGGGCGCTGCACATCCCCATCAGTGAATTCGTCGCCCGGTACGGCGAGTTGACCGAGGCGGCGCCGCAGGACGGCAGGGTCCATGTGATCTGCCGCTCCGGCGGGCGTTCGGCCCAGGTCACGATGTACCTGGCCCAGCAGGGCATCGACGCCGTGAACGTCGACGGCGGCATGCAGGTGTGGGCCGCCGCAGGCCGACCCGTCGTCACGGACGAGGGCCAGCCGGGTTTCGTGCTGTAGCTGTAGCTGTAGCTGTAGCCGCAACTGCCCTTGGCGCAGGCGGGGTTCAGCTCAACTGATGGGCCGCCAGCAGATCCCCCAGTGCCTCCTCGTGTGCCGCCGCCGGGCCGAGCGACAGCTCCAGGTGCTTGGCCCAGGCGTGGTACCGGTGCAGCGGATATTCGGTGTCGGCGCCGAACCCTCCGTGCAGATGCTGCGCGGTCTGCACGACCCGTCGTACCCCCTCCGCCGCCCAGATCTTGGCCACGGCCAGGTCCGCGGCGGCGGGCAGCGCGCCCGATGCCCCCGAGGCGATCCGCCACGCGGCCTGCCACAGGGTGGCCTCCATCGCGCGCAGGTCGATGTAGCGGTCGGCGGCCTGTACGGCGACGGCCTGGAAGGTCGCGACGGGGAACCCGAACTGCTCGCGCCTGCTCGTGTATTCGCCGGTCATGCGCAGCACGGCGGTGCCGAGGCCGAGGGACAGCGCGCAGGTGCCGGCGGTCAGCAGGTCCCGCAGCCACTCCCAGGCGCCGTCGGCGTCGATGACGTCGACCCTTGCGATCGGCACGGATTCCAGGCGCAGTTCGCCGAGCAGCTCGCCCGTGGTGGAGATCTGCTCGGCGAGGACGACGCCCTCGCGGTCCGGGGCGACCAGCGCGAGGACGGTCCGGCCGGTGTCCGTGTGCGCCGGTACGACGACCAGGTCCGCGGTGTGCGCCCACGGCACCGCGGTCTGCACCCCGTCCAGCACCCACCGGTCACCGTCCCGCCGTGCCGTCAC
The nucleotide sequence above comes from Streptomyces sp. N50. Encoded proteins:
- a CDS encoding acyl-CoA dehydrogenase family protein, which translates into the protein MDFTFSEEQQAAAEAAAGVFADVAPDGVPSPADTTGAVAEDFDRALWTRLAEADLLSLLLDEAYGGAGLDAIALCLVLRESAKVLARVPLLESSAAAAAVQAYGGEELRSALLTRAGHGDLVLTVAAHGRTGHDPAELAVTARRDGDRWVLDGVQTAVPWAHTADLVVVPAHTDTGRTVLALVAPDREGVVLAEQISTTGELLGELRLESVPIARVDVIDADGAWEWLRDLLTAGTCALSLGLGTAVLRMTGEYTSRREQFGFPVATFQAVAVQAADRYIDLRAMEATLWQAAWRIASGASGALPAAADLAVAKIWAAEGVRRVVQTAQHLHGGFGADTEYPLHRYHAWAKHLELSLGPAAAHEEALGDLLAAHQLS
- a CDS encoding rhodanese-like domain-containing protein; amino-acid sequence: MPTVEVGDLKDGDFLLDVREDDEWQAGHATGALHIPISEFVARYGELTEAAPQDGRVHVICRSGGRSAQVTMYLAQQGIDAVNVDGGMQVWAAAGRPVVTDEGQPGFVL